A region of the Pseudarthrobacter phenanthrenivorans Sphe3 genome:
GCTTGCGGAGCTCGGCGAGGACCTGGACTTCGCTGAGGGCGCTCTCGAGGGTGAGGGGCTTGTCCTGGCGGATTGAGTCCGGTACGGCGCTGTCCACGAGGCCGTCAAGGGTGTCGTAGCCGACGGCCTTGAGCATGGTGTCGATGTCGGACTGGCGGCGCGCGCCGATATGGCGGTCTGCGAAGGTGGTTGGGGACGAGTGAACCGTCATGAGAGGAACTCCATAATTCAGGTGGCGTAGGGTGCCACTTTGATTCGGGTTCCTCCCCGCTCTGTATGGGACCTGAGAGTTTTGTAGTGCCCTGCTGTTCAGCGGGACGCCACTTGCACCGTCGGTGAGCCCGGTTGCCCGGACTGCTTTCCAGAGTTGCCTTGCCGCGGCGGTACGTGGGCCTGAGAGATTCCTGGGGAGGATTTGCTCCTACGGCGCCTGCAGAACGTACCGGCAGGACTCTCCCGCCGCAGATCATAAGCGTGTGCCACTGGTCGGTGACACGGCTCACACCTTACCGGATCGCGGGGCTGGATGCAAAATTGTGTCCCCACAGGCACGGCGGCGGCATCCTTCCCGTGCAAGACAGGCCCAGCCCACCGGGTTTAGGCTGGGCGGATGTTGACCATCGGCAGCACAGTCCTCGGCGTCAACGACGTCGCCCGCGCAACCGCTTTTTGGCACGCCGCCCTCGGTTACGTCCCGCAGGAGCCCGGCGACGAAACCTGGGTGATCCTTGTGCCGGCTTCCGGCCCTGGAGCGCAGTTGGCCCTCATGCTGAGCGAGACGCCGATCCAGGAGCACCCCCGGGTCCACCTGGACCTGTACGCGGACGATCAGGACGCCGAGGTGGAACGGCTGGTTTCGCTCGGCGCCCAGCGCGTCGACTGGGAGCTGTACCCGGAAGACCCTGACTTTGTGGTCCTCGCCGACCCCGACGGCAACCGGTTTTGCGTCATCGACAAGAGTCCGCGGTAGCACCGCGGGGTTGCATCGCCAGCCGCCGCGACGGACTCAATCTCCTGACTGCATGTGCAAAAGCCAAGCCACAGAGCAGTAATCCGGCCGCGGTTGTCCAAGCAGCGTTGTTCGCCTCAGTGCCGGCCTTGCCCTCCGATGCGGCTTCTGCTGTAACGCCGACAGGGGCTGTCGCGGAA
Encoded here:
- a CDS encoding VOC family protein — translated: MLTIGSTVLGVNDVARATAFWHAALGYVPQEPGDETWVILVPASGPGAQLALMLSETPIQEHPRVHLDLYADDQDAEVERLVSLGAQRVDWELYPEDPDFVVLADPDGNRFCVIDKSPR